TCTACTTACGCCTTCTCTAAttaatattagaaataagaaagggaaattttaaaaattttttttaattttaagcAAAACATATAGTTAtacatagaaaaattatatctatCACCATATAAACGATATactgaattatataaaaattgattATTAAAGTGAATATTCcataatttgtaaatattttactatttaacTTGTGTaaatatgattataatattttgaaatataatattattccttatataaatatttttaattgaacatattaaatatgtaaacgtcataatatgaaaaatatgcaaaatttattaaagtatatatatatatgataacatatataagttattatatatacactcgATAAggcaatattttaatattttccaaaaaagtttatattttttctcattgAACATtgattaaaagtaaaatataaataatttaggtaagtatagatatatagtttaaattgaagcaaaaaaaatttacaaataatcagtgttactaataataaaaaagccCATTTATAACTAGATAtctaatataattttataatgtagctcacttcttttttgtagagactttataatttatatttatacttttgtaaatattaaaaatagtttattatatgtcttatatagtaaaattatcaaaagtaaaaaaacgAAAGCTACCAAAATTTGCGAAAtcaaagaagaaaagaaataagagtattcataaatatgatatatatatatatatatatatatatatacatacaataaaataataaaaatgttgtaATGTTAATTTTTGCAGTTTTAAAATAGTTCTACatatttatccattttttctcttttttaattttttaattatacgcTTAGAATATAATTCTTCTTCAGAAGAGtagtataaatttatatttcagATGTTTAAAGTAATTTTTtgtgtacataatatttctataattatCGTTCACTGCACTACATCCCATAAAGTTTAGGAACATTCTggcataatatattcttgTTGTTAAGAGTTCTTTTAATGGCatattatttacttatatatttatgtagaTTTATTAAAGGGTACTAGTGAAATATATTCCTAGCGCCATTCACgtttaaaaagataaataagaACTAATATTATTCCTAAAGcttttattagaaaaagtaatatatcacatatattgtagataatattattatttgttctcattagttatatacatgttaCATCCCGTATATTattgataattttatttcatttaatatatttttacagaaTGCAAAAGtacgaaatatttttatgacaATATAATTTCCCTTTCTTTTTAAcatctttttgtttttttgtctCCTGCATTAGTATTTGTTATAAATGCATatgattaaataaaaaataataaaataactaaatatctgaatcaaatttttttttttaaaataacgatataaataaaatttaaatattattttttaaaaattgtgatagaaaaataaaaaaaatcataatatAAGTGACTTTAATATTtggatatatttatatatttggtAGTAGAATATATAcagattttttaattatattataatttacaaaagTTCGAATATACCTAAGGAGTAACTAAagaattttttgtaatataacaCAGAATTCtgttattttttcgtttattgttacttttattatatcgtTACAGTAAatagtattttattaaaaataattaattcttcataataaaatgtaaataatattataattattaataggaaaaaataataaaaattagtaactgttttaatatttagaggagtatatatatatatatatacatgtatatatatttatatattttatacattctatatttatagaaaCTCAATATTTCCAAATAATAGGAAAcgaagtatttttttttttatttattatgaaatttattctcaacaattatatttaatgagtaaaataaatgaaacagtttaataacatatttagaataattatgaataaatttaaattattttttatttaaatgaattatattttttataagtatGGTTaaggtaaaatttttataataccttattaaataaattttactatCTATATGTGttgtaaaatgtattatgttttatgcattttgttatgtatttacaaagaaataatatatttttaaataaaattttcgggcttattattttaatttggtTTTGCTGTTATATGAATGATAcggtatgataatattatacaaGGAAACTTGAGGTATTCATATTGttggtattttttttttattaatattactttttatagtagaattatttattctcttaaataaggaatatttacttttttcctatttttagAATATGTTCATCATGTCTTCGGATGAGTGCTATACACttgatataaatttaattaaaagaacCTATAGGTTTCTAGCTGAACTTAAAGGATGCAAATGTTCAGATATTGTTGTattaaaagaagatataCCAAATTATGGATAATGTGAAAAGGCAGATTtgtgtaataataaaaaagggggaatagaaaaaagaaaagaacctaataaatcatttaataaagaaaGATTCAGTATTCAGATTAGGAATTTCAATAAGTGAATgtttgataaaaaatattttctttttgaaaaaaaatgagttaataaaaaatattatgaggACTTTCAAGAgcaaaatagaataattcGTGATAtagatttttaaaaaaataaaatttaaaacttATACATTTGGAATTCtagttttttttccttttttttttggaatagTATACCCCGTATTACAAGGATTAGATAATTTATGAATTCTACGGAATAATCTTTTAGGAATACTAGCTATTATTATAGGAGAAAAAACTGCTATATTCGaaccttatattttttcagtattttttaaactacttataattatattagctatcataattataatatcaaTACCTAAGATCTTAAtaaatactaaaaaatataaaaaatataagttgATAGATgacaaaatgaatattaagTGGTACGACTTTTTCTGTAACTTATTAATATGAAGTAAGAACTATAATATCTTTAGATAAACACTCTTCGTAATCATAGctataagtaaaataattttatagatgcatgtgtatatatcatatcacgtatttatgaaaagtaataaattatgttattaatCTTTTTGGGGATCTGAAAGTTTTAATGATTTTCATTTCGTATTATAAATTGTTGTTTctgaataattaaatatcattgcttaatatatatatttatttaataaaatagatctttttataaaatatatatattctcgTTAGTATTactatgtaatataaaaattaagataattTCATGTGTATCCtctaataaattatattttaaatgaaaaatgcttatgtcccattttttatattattatagcctaaaatgaatatttgtgtatatattaagataaatatatactaagttttatattaaaaataaatatgtatttatttgtatttattaaagCAAAGTGAATGTATTGTAcaaaattgatatatatttatatatatatatatatatagctagaaagtaaatttttaattatattttaaacgtttaataatttaaactgAAAATTAAAGTGCAgaatatatacctatattacaagaaatataaaattaaatgaagactattttttattaataaatgcaaaaaaatataaaaaattcatatacatTAGATAATTGTATTGGTGGcatgaatttttttacaaatgaatatataaaattatattttctttaaaattgctaaaataaatttatagaattaaatttttacaatgaaTAATTGTTTCTCACTTTTTATTAGACTTAGATTAATTTATGAGAttgttttatgtataataatttaaaacagtTGTATTCTCCAAGGAAGCAGaatgaaatatgaaaacaattttactagtaatacaaatatataatggattataatatgaaatagtaagagacataattatttttggcGTTTTTGGATATAGagatacaaaataaaaatcccAATTAACGGAAAATACAGCAATGCAAAAATTATCACTGCTAAAGTAATAATAGGGAGAAAGGAAATTGCAGATCTTATTGGATGTTTATGATCATGTTTTatactaaaattaattttatctttcttAATAATACAATTACGTTTATTACTTGAGCTGATGTTGTCTAAAGATGAATCATTCTCTGagtataacttttttaaagatttGTGTAGGTTTTTATTGTTctgaatattattataatgttttaatgtagaagatttttcttttaaattatgctTAACGTTAGAAGCTCCAAGTTTTTGAGGTTTTATACGTggcataaaataattcaattCTTCTTGATACGTATTATCATTGTATATTGATTCATTATCTTCTTCTTGAAAAAGGTTAATTTGCTTTAATGCATATggttttttttcaaatgatgcagtacttttttcttttaaatcatatattttttcttttaaacatttatgtTTATCTTCCAGCGATGCTCTTATTTCACTGCTTAACAATCtgctatatttaatatttattatgttatttctGTTCAATTCATTGTTCCGAGTTTTATCGCAGATATTTgactaaaaatataagttcatattaaatatttaaaaaatgtatatttatatattatatgaataaaatattcctctcatgtaaaaacataaaataaaagagaaaaaggaaaaaatttaagtataATAACTATGATACCTCGTCAGAATATTTGAATATCCATATTAGAccggaaaaaataaaggctctaataaaaaagatgatcattttagtattttgttttataatggATATTTTTGAAGTTGTAAaagattatataatattttactagatatatttaatatttttcaaaaataaataagtacaCGAATAACTTGGAACTATACTCAactattttctattttgtcGATATAACAATTCtttagatttatttttaaaataaatataaatgtagtaCTTAATGAAgtacaataaaaaagttataattaaaaaaaatattttcttaaaagctataattaaaatagtattaattaatattattcaaataaaacaaataaataagtatttAATGAGCACGTTACGGAAATAATtgtgttaatattataatttaccatacaaaatttcatttcgaaaaacaattatatatttacatacataatatatattgataaaatattGCTTTAATGAGGATATAATACGAGaaaaaattctaaaaataaaatatgtattagaatatatttagaaaatattctTAGAACAGTTATATTTAGGTgtattgttaaaaaatatactgtaaaatttttttagaaattatCTACTAtcttgtaattatttttgaaaatattttttataaaaattattaattaaaaaagagaggaaatatatacagcagtaacaaaattataatatattacacttacatttatattatatattatagtattatattttgatataatttgatataacataattattaaatgcttagttgataaaaaatattattattttacatatacttagttatatatatatattatataagatatatgaaaattttatttattataataatttcaatCTTGCTGTAATTTATGCGGAtgatgtacatttatattttaaatcaaTAATTCCAAtaatatagttataataatgtatattaaaacaataatatttgaGTGGTTATTATaccttattttataaaagtttcaataataaataatatattataaattgaaaaaaataacaattaaattaaaatttgattattaaaagtatacattttaatttttaacattttactAGTATTATTTGcgtacattatttttttttatttcaagttgtttttttttattcagtAAGGTTATTTGTTTTGACttaatactatatttattttttcattacgaagactacatttaaaaatattggtAAAGTGGCATATTGTTTAAATGTATTACAACAAAATCTTTGaataatgattttttattagatAAGATGAAAAttagcagaaaaaaaaaaaagagtataaTGAAAGAGTTTTATTTTggatttatatgaaatattttatttatttattattatttgtttttagcttttgatatatgtttactataacgtatataaaataatatttatattttataaaaaaaatttaaaaataaaattttataaagttaaaattaagaaggcttcaaaataaaagaacaaataaaatttcgAATTGTGctattatatgtaatgtgATGCTGATGGACATGTTcacgataaaaaaaaaaactaaaagaatatttcccattttactttatatttattttatatatatatatatataattaataaaagaaatgtgaataaaatatttgatattatatataacaaattaatatctattcttttttattaaagaaatttataatgtaaGTACTTATCTTTGCATAGTGGtaagtaaaaagaaaaaaaagaataagtgtcattgttaattttttaattattctacGCTtaccattttatattattttattaagtttatgtatttgttaaatatagaataattagtttaatattaaaaaaaaataaaattcacagttttatgtatgtgagtgtatttctttatttataaagaagaaaaggtaaaataaaatagaacaaagaagaaaataacaaaatggaTACAATTATGCTTGATTTCTAAAATAGACATCTAAAAAGAAATCTT
This is a stretch of genomic DNA from Plasmodium malariae genome assembly, contig: PmUG01_00_9, whole genome shotgun sequence. It encodes these proteins:
- the PmUG01_00025100 gene encoding Plasmodium exported protein, unknown function — encoded protein: MIIFFIRAFIFSGLIWIFKYSDESNICDKTRNNELNRNNIINIKYSRLLSSEIRASLEDKHKCLKEKIYDLKEKSTASFEKKPYALKQINLFQEEDNESIYNDNTYQEELNYFMPRIKPQKLGASNVKHNLKEKSSTLKHYNNIQNNKNLHKSLKKLYSENDSSLDNISSSNKRNCIIKKDKINFSIKHDHKHPIRSAISFLPIITLAVIIFALLYFPLIGIFILYLYIQKRQK